The genomic stretch ACACTCAGCGCGGCAGTCCGCCAGGCCGACCTGATCCGCCTGCTGCCGTCGCGCGTCGCCACGCTCGGTGTGGCCGGAGCGGTCGCGCTGACCCTCGTCCCACAGACGATCGCCGCCGCCCGCGATATCTACGATGCCCAACGCGCCCGAGGCCATCGTTTCCGTTCCCCGCGCGATGCCATCAGCCTGCTGGCGCCGCTGCTCGGGGCCGAGCTGGAGCGCGCGCTGGTGCTGGCGGAGGCGCTCGAGACGCGCGGCTTCGGCAGCAGCGCAAGGCAGGTCGCGCGTCCACGACGCTGGCCGGCGCTGGCCGGCGCGGCCGGGGTGACGATCGCCGCCGTCGCGCTGATCGGCTTCGGGCGGGTTCTGCCCGGCGTCGCGCTGCTGATCGCTGCGATGGCGCTGGCAGCGGCAAGCGCGCCGGCCCGGTCGCAACGCACGCGGTTCCGTCCGCTCGTCTGGGACATTCCGTCGGTCGTCCTCGCTCTGGTAGCCGGGCTGGCAATCATCCTGCTGGGGCTCGCGCTTATCGACGGGATGCTGACCTATAACCCATTTCCCCGCCTGACCGCGCCCCCGTTCGATCCGTTGATCGGCGGCGCGATCCTTCTGCTGCTGACGCCAACGATCTGGAGCGGCCAGTGAACGCCGTCGTCGCCGAGGAGCTCTCCTACCAGTTCCCCCGCGCCGCGCAGGCCGCGATCGAGCGCGTCTGCTGGCAGATCGAGGCCGGCTCGGTCACGCTTATCGTCGGGCCGTCTGGCGCGGGCAAGACGACGCTGCTGCGCTGCCTGAACGGACTGGTTCCCCACTTCCACGGGGGGCGATTCGCCGGCTGCGTCATGGTGCTGGGCCATGACACCCGCGACGCGGCCCCGCGCGATCTGGCCACCGATGTCGGGTTCGTCTTTCAGGACCCCGAGGCGCAGGTCATCGCCGACCGTGTCGAGGACGAGATCGTCTTCGGCATGGAGAACCTCGGCGTCGACCGACGGACGATGCGTGTGCGGCTGGAGGAGACGCTCGACCTGCTCGGCATCCATCACCTGCGCAATCGCGAGACGGCCACGCTCAGCGGCGGCGAACGCCAGCGCGTCGCCATCGCCGCCGCCGTCGCCACCCGTCCAAACCTGCTGGTGCTGGACGAGCCAACCTCGCAACTCGACCCGCTGGCCGCCCACGACGTGCTGGCCGCCGTGCGGCGGCTCAACGATGACCTGGGGATGACCGTCGTCATCGCCGAGCACCGGCTCGACCGCGTCCTGCCGTTTAGCGAGCGCATCGGCGTGCTCGATCGCGGCCGGTTCAGCGAGGGCGCCGTCCAGGAGATGCTCGACAGGCTCGACGACGTCCCCCCGCTGGTCGAGCTCGCTCGCGCGCTCGGCTGGCGCCCAACGCCACTGACCGTCCAGCAGGCCCGTCGCCGCCTCGATCTCCCTGCGCTAGCCACCACCCCGCCGCGTCCCTCTCCCGCCCCTGGCCCGGAGCTGATCCGGCTGGAGGGTGTTGGCCATCGCTACGACGGCACGCCGGCCCTGCGCGACGTGTCGCTGGCCGGCCATGCCGGCGAGGTCATCGCTCTGATCGGGCGCAACGGCTCCGGCAAGACGACGTTGCTCAAGCACCTCAACGGCCTGCTGCGGCCGGCCAGTGGTCGCGTGCTGCTCGATGGTGTCGACATCGCCCGCCGGCCGGTTCACGAGCTGGCCCGCGAGGTTGGCTACGTCCCGCAGAACCCGACCGCCATCCTCCACCAGGAGACGCTGGCCGACGAGCTCCGCTTCACCCTGCGCGCCCAGGATCGCAAGGCCGACAACGCGCCACTGCTGGCAGCGCTCGGCATCGCCGCCCACCGCGACCGCCACCCGCTCGACCTGTCAGGCGGCGAGCGCCAGCGGGCCGCGCTGGCTGCGATCGCCATCGCGGAACCGCGCGTCCTGCTGCTCGACGAGCCAACCCGCGGCCTGCCCGGACGCGACAAGGCGGCGCTGGCGCGGTTCGTCCGTCAGTACGCCGAGGCAGGACGGCTGGTCATCGTCGCCACCCACGACGTCGAGTTCATCGCCACCGTCGCCGACCGCGTCATCATGCTCGCCGACGGCGAGGTCATCGCCGACGACACGCCGCAACGCACGCTGGCCGGCTCCCTCACCTTCGCCACGCAGATGAATCGCCTCTTCGGCGGCGAGGTGCTGACGATCGCGGATGCGCTGGCGACGATTGGCAGGATGGATCTTACGATCGGCTGATGGCCAAATGAGCCACACGCTCATTAGCATTCCGCGTCGGAATGAGTACAGTGCGTCCTTAGACATGGCAAGCGGATCAAACACATATACAATACCAACAAACTTGAATCGGCAAGGGCGCTCCCCTGCACTCGGACGTCCACCAGTTTACGGTTGTAGTGGCAGATCAGTCTATGGAAGTGAACGGCGTTAAGGCACAGATTTACTTCTCGGACTTCTTCGGCGTTCCGCCGGTAGTCCTCGAGGACTACGGCGCGTTCGACGTGTCTCTGATCAACGACCTGCCACTATTCGTTGATCCCTTCCTACTCTTCAATAGCGATAAGCCAGAGTATCGCGAGTTGCACGAGGGCATGATCAACTACCTTCGCTTCCTGAGGGATCACGCTCGCGAAGCCGAGCGCAATCCCGGGCTGCTGGCGAGTTGGTACCAGTTTCGGGAGATCAAACAGAACTGGCTTGGGTTCTCGCGACAGGGCAACAGTGGCAGTGGCCTAGGGATAACGTTCGCCCGATCACTGCAGCGCAACCTAGGCACGATCTTCAGTTCGTTCGGCGACGAGCGGATCACGCGGGGAAGCCATCTCGAAAAGGTGTGCCTCGTTGAAGACGGCGTCGGTCGTGACAACATCAGCGACTTCACAACCAACCTCATCAAGGAGTACCTGCTCGAGTACACCCAGCGCTTCGCACGCGAGCATCTGCTGTCCGAGCAGCGTAGTTGGTTCAACGTTGAGAAGGTCCGCTTCAACTATCAGACCCGCTCCTGGGAAACACGTCGTTACGAGCTTCCCAGCATCGGCGTCGATTTCGCACTTCTCACCCCGAAGGACATGCTGACCCGCGACGAGACGTGGATCAGCCGTCCTGACCTGCTCCATAACTTCGAACGCATCGCGGCTTCCGTGTCCGATCCCCAGCTTCGGGCGCTGCTCAACGAATACCTCCATTCCCAACTGTCGCGCGATCCGAAGCTGACGGAGAGGGAGAAGGAGAAGGACAAGCAGCGCGCCATCGTCCGCACGATCGCCGCACACCCGCAACTCATCGAGTACTACATTCTGGAAAAGGAAGAGTCCGGCGACGAGGCGACCAGCATCAGTTCAGAGAAGGTCGAAGAAACGGAAGCGTGGCTGGTCGATGAGGTTCGCGCTAACGTCGCGATGTTCCTCACAAACACTACCTTCTACACGATGCCGACGAACACGCGCGACGAGACTCGTGACCGCATCGAGTTCCTCAAGCACGTCATTGAGGACCAAGGAGCCCATCGCCTCTTCTACCACGAAGGAGAGCCAGTCAAGGCTGAGAGATTCCTGCAATTGATCTTCAAGCTCGTCTGGTTCGCCTCCCCTTCCGCTGTGGATGCCGAGGTCAACAACGGCCGCGGTCCGGTCGACTTCAGTATCTCAAGGGGCAAATTGGACAAGACGCTAGTTGAGTTCAAGCTCGCAAAAAACTCGCAGCTCAGGCGCAACCTCGAGAAGCAGCTGAGCATCTATACTGCCGCTGGGGATGCCACGGCGGGCTTTAAGGTGATCTGCTACTTCTCGCAGCAGGAATTAGAGACAGTGAAGACGATCTTGAAGGAACTAGGGATGGAAGACGATCCGAACATCATCTTGATCGATGCCAGAGCGGACAATAAGCCGTCTGGGTCGAAGGCGACCTAGAAAGTGTCTTGACTCTGTCTGAGGAGGCTATTTCCGGACTCTGCGCGCCATGAGATGCATCATTGCGATCAAGATCATGACTTCACTCATCTCGCGATTTGCCTCACAATCCTTACCCAAGCGCCAGTAACGATTCAGCCAGCCAAACGTGCGCTCGACGATCCAGCGCTTTGGTTCGACCCACGCGCCCTCCAGGTCGGTCACCCAGCGCGCGATCTCCAGCGTCCGGCCACCCAGTGTCCGCAGCCAGTCCGCGAGCGGCTGGCTGTGATAGCCGACGTCCGCAAACCGGGTGACGAGCCGGGCGAAGCGCCGACCAAACGCCCGGCCACCAACCGCGCGCCGGTGCGATCACCCACATTCGCGGCCGTGACGACCACCACCAACAGCAGCCCGAGCGTGACCACTTGGCGCGAGCGCGCTGCCGAAGCGGATCTGGCTGGTATCATTAGCAGTCGCGCCCGCGCGCGGGGGTTGGACTCGCCCGCATCGAATGACGCCCCGCGCGAGACCCGCTGTTCATTGAATTCGCCGCTCAACTCAAGGACGATGCATGCCCCGACGTTCGACCGCTAGCCAGACGACTGCCGACCACGAGATACCTGTCATCGACGAGCCTGTCGCCGCCGAAGCGGCGCATGACATCGTCGCCGCGCCGATCAGCACCCTGCCGGTCCTGATCCTCCCGCAGACGCTGCTCCTCCCGCATATGTCGCTACCCTACCCGCTGGACGACAACGAGGAACTCCACGCCGTCGACCACGCCATCGCTGGCGACCGTCTCGTCCTCGTCCTCGCCACCCGTGATCAGGACGAGGAGATCGACGAGGATTTCCTGCCGGACGAGGACAGCCCCTCCGGCGGCTCGACGCA from Thermomicrobiales bacterium encodes the following:
- a CDS encoding energy-coupling factor transporter transmembrane component T, with translation MSAVKHVTLSNEGTANAAAWLAWFAAIALVPMLSRNPLYLVMALLVALAVYLSTPRSSSLARAWRLVLLIGTTLATFSIGFNVLTVHAGDRVFARLPDALPIVGGPLTWNALVYGVSSALAIGTLLVAAATLSAAVRQADLIRLLPSRVATLGVAGAVALTLVPQTIAAARDIYDAQRARGHRFRSPRDAISLLAPLLGAELERALVLAEALETRGFGSSARQVARPRRWPALAGAAGVTIAAVALIGFGRVLPGVALLIAAMALAAASAPARSQRTRFRPLVWDIPSVVLALVAGLAIILLGLALIDGMLTYNPFPRLTAPPFDPLIGGAILLLLTPTIWSGQ
- a CDS encoding ATP-binding cassette domain-containing protein translates to MNAVVAEELSYQFPRAAQAAIERVCWQIEAGSVTLIVGPSGAGKTTLLRCLNGLVPHFHGGRFAGCVMVLGHDTRDAAPRDLATDVGFVFQDPEAQVIADRVEDEIVFGMENLGVDRRTMRVRLEETLDLLGIHHLRNRETATLSGGERQRVAIAAAVATRPNLLVLDEPTSQLDPLAAHDVLAAVRRLNDDLGMTVVIAEHRLDRVLPFSERIGVLDRGRFSEGAVQEMLDRLDDVPPLVELARALGWRPTPLTVQQARRRLDLPALATTPPRPSPAPGPELIRLEGVGHRYDGTPALRDVSLAGHAGEVIALIGRNGSGKTTLLKHLNGLLRPASGRVLLDGVDIARRPVHELAREVGYVPQNPTAILHQETLADELRFTLRAQDRKADNAPLLAALGIAAHRDRHPLDLSGGERQRAALAAIAIAEPRVLLLDEPTRGLPGRDKAALARFVRQYAEAGRLVIVATHDVEFIATVADRVIMLADGEVIADDTPQRTLAGSLTFATQMNRLFGGEVLTIADALATIGRMDLTIG